The genomic DNA TACGAGGTGCGCGTCGACGGCCGCCCCGTGGGCGGCGTCCGGATCGGCACGCTCCGCGCGCCCGGCCGCCCCCTCGGCACGATCGCGGACCTGTACGTCGACGAGGCGGACCGCGGCCGCGGCCGGGGGGCCGTCGCCGCGCTCGCCGCCGAGGAGGTGCTGCGGGGCTGGCGCTGCGGCCGGGTGCGGATCTCCGTGCCCGCCGCCGCTCCCGCAGCCCTGCGCCTCGCCGCGGCCCTCGGATACACCCGGACCGGCCACATCCTGGCAAAGGACCTCGGCTCCGCCGACCCCGGCCCCCGCCCCCGGCCGGACTGGAGGTCCGCCCCATGACGGAAGCGGAGTCCGACCGGTGGCTCGCCGCCGACCCGGGCCGCGCCGAACTGCTCCCCGAGGGCCCGGCCGCCGGGGGCGCCCGGCTCCACGCCGCCGTGCGGGACGGCGTGCGGGTCGGCCACCTGTGGACCGGCTCGCGCGACCTGCCGACGGGGGAGCGGGTGCCGTACGTGTGGGAGGTGGCCGTCGCCGAGGGGGAGCGCCGCAAGGGCCACGGCCGGGCGCTGATGCGCTTCGCCGAGGACCTCGTGCGCGCCGCGGGCGGCGACCGCCTCGCCCTGCGGGTGGACCCGGACAACACCGCGGCCCGTGCGCTGTACGCGTCGCTCGGCTACCGGCTGCTGTCCACGGACCACGAGAAGACCCTGTGCTGACCGGGACCGCGGCCGGGCCGCGACGCGCTGGCCGGCCCCGGCGGGTCAGCGCCCGGCCAGCAGGCGGTCGGCGATCTCCTCGACACGGGCGCGCAGGTCCCCCTGGCCGGCGCCGCCGTCCAGGCGCTCGCCGCCGATCACGTACGTGGGAGTGCCGGTGACGCCGATGGCCTCGCCCTCGGCCCGGTCGGCGTCGACCGCCAGCAGGTGCCGCCCGTCCACCAGCGCCGTGTCGAACTCCTCGTCGTCCAGGCCGAGACCGCGCGCGACCTCCAGCAGGAACGCCTCGCCCCTCGCGTCCAGCTCCTCCACGCGGCCGAGCACCTCCTCCACGTACGGCCAACCCCCGCCCTGCGCCAGGGCCTCTTCGACGGCCTGGGCGGCGGCGTAGGCGTACTTGTGCTTCTCCAGCGGGAAGTGGCGCAGCCGCACCTCCAGCCGGTCGCCGTAGCGGGCCCGCAGGAACCGCAGGTCCTCCAGCGCGGTCCGGCAGTCGGGGCACTGCAGTTCGCACCAGACGTCCAGGACGACGGGCCGGGCGGTGCGGTCGGTGGTGGAGTCGTTCATGGCACCCAGTCTCCCAGCCCGGGGCCGTACCGCCCCGGGCGGGACGGCCCCGGGCGCCGGCCGGGACCGGGGGAGGACGCGCCGGAGACGTCCCGGGGGCCGCCACGCCGCCCGGACCCGTGGCCGGCGGGCACCGCGCCGATGCAGGATGGAGGGGACGTGACGTCCAGGGCTGGAGGACCGGATGCTTGCCGAGACGATCTGCTGCGCGGTGTCCGCGGCGGGACTGGCCGCCGCGGCGGCCACGGCGTACCGCAGGCGGTTCCTCGCCGCGACCCGTGTCGCCGCCTACGCGCTGGTCCCCCTCGGCCTGGTGCTGACCGGCGCCGTCGAGTGGCTGGCCGGTACGGCGTTCAGCCCGGTGGCGTGGGCCGGGTTCGGGCTGCTCGGCGCGGCGTGGCTGCTGCTCGCGGGCGCGCGGGCGGTCGAACGGCGACGGGGGCGCCGGATCCCGGGCGCCGAGCGGCCGGACCCGCCGGCGGTGGGAACCGCGCGGCCCGCGCCGGCCGCGGGGAGGAGCCGTACGGACGGGAGGGCGCCCGCCGACGACTTCGGCGAGATCGAGGCGATCCTCAAGAAGCACGGGATCTGACCGCCCCCGCCGCGGGGGCGGCGCGAGGTGGCGCGGAGGGTGGCGGTGGGGGGCGAGTGGTGGCGATCGGTCGAAGTATGCGGTGGACTGGCCCTTTTTGCCGGGTCCGTCGGGTGAAGGGCGCCGCGTCGGCTGCGCCATCATCGGCCCCGAGATGCCCGATACCTCGCGGGGGCAGAACCCCGCCACCACCAAAGAACCGCGCGGCTGCCTGTTCGCGCTCTCCCAGCCACCGCTCATGATCTTCCTGGCGGTGATCGGCGTCCTTCTCCTGATGGCGTCGGTGCACGACCTCTTCCTGCTGTGAGCGGAACCCTTCCCTCCCGGGCCGTGCGGCTCCTTCCCTCCCCGTACCCCGGGGAGAGGGCCGCCGGCCGCACGGGCCGGCCGGTCAGCCGGACGCCGCGTCCCTGCGCCGCGCCCGGTACGCCGCCACGTGCAACCGGTTGCCGCAGGTGCGGCTGTCGCAGTAGCGCCGCGACCGGTTGCGGGACAGGTCAACGAAGGCCCGCCCGCAGTCCGGGGCCCCGCACCGGCGCAGCCGCTCGCGCTCGCCCGCCACGAGGAGGAACGCGAGTGCCATGCCGCAGTCCGCGGCGAGGTGGTCGGCGACCGAGGCGCCGGGGGCGAAGTAGTGGACGTGCCAGTCGTAGCCGTCGTGGTCGGTCAGCTGCGGCGTGGTGCCCGCCGCGGCGACCAGCTGGTTGATCAGCCCGGCCGCCGTCCGTGCGTCGGGCGCGGCGAACACCTCCGTGAACCGGCGCCGCACCTCCTGGACGGCCCGCAGGTCCCGCGGTCCCAGCTCGCCGACCCCGCTCACCCGGTGGCCCTCCACGAAGGCGTACAGCGACGGCACGTCCCCGAGGGCCTCGCCGCGGCCCCCCTCCGGCGCGGTGTTCATCAGGTCGACGACGGTGTCGAGGGCGATCCGGGTGTCGTGGGGGATCAGCACGCTTCCGCTCCCTGGCCTGCCGCGGGCGGGCGCCCGCCGGATCCGTCGACTCTAGCGGCTCGCGGGCGGGCCCCCGGGGTGCCCGGCGGGCGCGGTCGGCAACACCGACGCGCCGCCCCCGCGACGACGCGCGAGGACGGCGCACCCGTCCGCCCCTCGGCGCTCCCCGCGCGGCACCCGCGAGGGGGTGGAGGGGTGCGTCGACGCCGTCGCCCCGAGTCGGACGGCGCCGGGCGGTTCCGGTGTCCCTTCAGCTCTCCGCGAGAATGTGGGAGAGCTCCGTGTCGAGGTCGAAGTGGCGGTGCTCGGTGCCGGGCGGCACCGCCGCGTCGGTCCGCTTGAGGAACGACTCCAGGGCCCGCGCCGGGGCCTCGAGCAGGGCTTCGCCCTCCGGGGAGCTGAGGGCGATGCAGACGACGCCCTGTCCGTGGCTGCGGGACGGCCAGACCCTGACGTCGCCGGTGCCGGTGGGCCGGTGCAGCCCCTCGGCGAGAAGGTCGCGGGCGAAGACCCACTCGACCGTCTCCTCGGCCCCGGTGTGGAAGGTGGCGTGCACGGCATACGGATCGGCCGTGTCATACCGCAGGCCCGCCGGAACAGGCAGTGAGGACTCGCTCGACACAACGAGGCGCAGGTGCAGCTCGCAGCTGACCGTGGTGTTCATAAGCGCCATGGCCTTTCGCTCAGTGTGCGCTCGGGGATTCGCACGTCGGCGAAATCGACATCCCACCTATGGTTCCGTTGTAAACCCCTCTGCCCGCTTTGGGGCACATTGAGTACCTCCATCAGCAGCGAGTAACCGCCGGTTATGGGTCAATTCTGGTAATCCGCGTCTGTCGATAGTCGGGTAAGTTTGGCCCCATGAACGCGGAGAGTGACGAGCGGGGCGGGGTCGCCGGGTCGGCGGCCGAGACACCCGCGGCGGGGGGCGTGACCCGGCGGACCGACGACGAGCGACCGCTCGGCTCAAGGGCCCCCGCCTTCGTGAAAGCCCGGCGCCCCCTGCACCTGAGCTGGCAGGTCGGCGTCTTCCTCATCGGCCTCGCCGTCGTCGCCGTCGGCGTGGTCATGCTGCCGCTGCCCGGGCCCGGCTGGTTCGTGATCTTCGCCGGCATGGCCATCTGGGCGACCGAGTTCGTCTGGGCCCAGCTCGTCCTGCGTTGGACCAAGCGCAAGGTCACGGAGGCCGCCCAGCGCGCGCTGGACCCCCGCGTCCGGCGCCGCAACCTGGCTCTCACCGTCGCCGGCCTGGTCATCGCCGGCGTGCTGATCGGCGTGTACATATGGAAGTTCGGCCTGGTGGTGCCGTGGAAGGCCGACCAGTGACCCCGAAGACCCCTCACCCCGGTCAGGGCCCCCGCTGACATGCGGTAATGTTTGCGGTGCGCCCGGGCGATTAGCTCAGCGGGAGAGCGCTTCGTTCACACCGAAGAGGTCACTGGTTCGATCCCAGTATCGCCCACCACCCTGGCCGAAGCCCCCGGAGACCCTCTCCGGGGGCTTCGGCGTGCCGAACGCCGTACGCGGCGGACGTCTCCCGCGGACCGGAACCGCCGCGGCTTCCGCGGCCGCCGGCCCTGCCGCCCCTCCCGGCGCCGTCCTGCGGCGCTCCGGGAGCCGCCCTCGCCGGTGGGTCCCGGACCCGTGGCGCCCGCCTCGTCGAAGGCTCCGCCGCCCGCCTCCCCGCTGCGCACGGGCCCTCCGCGGCGCCCCGGCCGGACGGCGCCGCGACCCCGCCGCCGGCGTCCCGGAGGCCTCTCCCACCGGAGACCCGGGGGCCGGGACCGCCGGACCCGCGTCCCGGTCGGCACCCGCACCCCGTACGAGCAGGAGGCGCGCGCCCGCGGGTCGCGCCCGCGCCGCGCCGCCGGCCCCTTCTCCGCGCCGACCGCGCCCCGGTGGTGCGCACCGGCCGCCGCGGCCCGACCGCCCGCCTGCGAGCCGTTTGAACGGAGCCCGCCGGGACCTGTATGGTTCAGTGCGTTCCCGGGCGATTAGCTCAGCGGGAGAGCGCTTCGTTCACACCGAAGAGGTCACTGGTTCGATCCCAGTATCGCCCACCGCAAAGGCCGGTCCGTCAGCGGACCGGCCTTTGCGCGTTCCCGGGTGCCGTCCCAGGCGGCCCCCGGCTGCTCCGGGTGCGGGGGCCAGGCCGGATCCCCCGCCCCGTCCGAGCCGTTCCGCGCGAACCACGCCCGGAGGCTCCGCGTCCGCGCCGCCCGCCCCGCGTGCGGTTCGACTGCCCACCCCTCCGGCAGCCGCGCCGCGAACCGCCTCCCCACCGCCCGCAATACGTTTCGCGAGGGGCCGCGGCCTCTCGGTACCATTCCGTACTACGCGATTGCGCGCCCCTCCCCGGGGCACCCACCCCTTCAGTCAGGAGAGACCGGTGTCAGACGTCCGTGTGATCATCCAACGCGATTCCGAGCGGGAAGAGCGCGTGGTGACGACGGGCACTACGGCCGCCGACCTCTTCCCCGGGGAGCGCTCCGTCGTCGCGGCCCGCGTGGACGGCGAACTGAAGGACCTGGCGTACGAGTTGAAGGACGGCGAGACCGTCGAGGGCGTCGAGATCACCTCCCGGGACGGCCTCGACATCCTGCGCCACTCCACCGCGCACGTCATGGCCCAGGCCGTCCAGGAGCTGTTCCCGGAGGCCAAGCTCGGCATCGGCCCGCCGGTCA from Streptomyces sp. MRC013 includes the following:
- a CDS encoding GNAT family N-acetyltransferase, encoding MTTTLRPSGPLRRADDDTLSRSYEVRVDGRPVGGVRIGTLRAPGRPLGTIADLYVDEADRGRGRGAVAALAAEEVLRGWRCGRVRISVPAAAPAALRLAAALGYTRTGHILAKDLGSADPGPRPRPDWRSAP
- a CDS encoding GNAT family N-acetyltransferase; translated protein: MTEAESDRWLAADPGRAELLPEGPAAGGARLHAAVRDGVRVGHLWTGSRDLPTGERVPYVWEVAVAEGERRKGHGRALMRFAEDLVRAAGGDRLALRVDPDNTAARALYASLGYRLLSTDHEKTLC
- a CDS encoding DsbA family protein; the encoded protein is MNDSTTDRTARPVVLDVWCELQCPDCRTALEDLRFLRARYGDRLEVRLRHFPLEKHKYAYAAAQAVEEALAQGGGWPYVEEVLGRVEELDARGEAFLLEVARGLGLDDEEFDTALVDGRHLLAVDADRAEGEAIGVTGTPTYVIGGERLDGGAGQGDLRARVEEIADRLLAGR
- a CDS encoding CGNR zinc finger domain-containing protein → MLIPHDTRIALDTVVDLMNTAPEGGRGEALGDVPSLYAFVEGHRVSGVGELGPRDLRAVQEVRRRFTEVFAAPDARTAAGLINQLVAAAGTTPQLTDHDGYDWHVHYFAPGASVADHLAADCGMALAFLLVAGERERLRRCGAPDCGRAFVDLSRNRSRRYCDSRTCGNRLHVAAYRARRRDAASG
- a CDS encoding SsgA family sporulation/cell division regulator; the protein is MNTTVSCELHLRLVVSSESSLPVPAGLRYDTADPYAVHATFHTGAEETVEWVFARDLLAEGLHRPTGTGDVRVWPSRSHGQGVVCIALSSPEGEALLEAPARALESFLKRTDAAVPPGTEHRHFDLDTELSHILAES
- a CDS encoding TIGR02611 family protein gives rise to the protein MNAESDERGGVAGSAAETPAAGGVTRRTDDERPLGSRAPAFVKARRPLHLSWQVGVFLIGLAVVAVGVVMLPLPGPGWFVIFAGMAIWATEFVWAQLVLRWTKRKVTEAAQRALDPRVRRRNLALTVAGLVIAGVLIGVYIWKFGLVVPWKADQ